The following proteins are co-located in the Betta splendens chromosome 9, fBetSpl5.4, whole genome shotgun sequence genome:
- the nfyba gene encoding nuclear transcription factor Y, beta a: protein MDGDSSTTDTSQLGIGEYVPSGHYVLQSQDDDADEGLNDHEDGGIKENYREQDIYLPIANVARIMKNAVPQTGKIAKDAKECVQECVSEFISFITSEASERCHQEKRKTINGEDILFAMSTLGFDMYVEPLKLYLQKFREAMKGEKGIPGVSVGESLGEDLGDDSFTTPLPAGIITADGQQQNVMVYTTSYQQIPTVQQIQFS, encoded by the exons ATGGACGGAGACAGCTCAACCACCGACACGTCCCAGCTGGGCATAGGAGAGTACGTGCCATCCGGTCACTATGTTCTCCAGTCTCAGGATG ACGATGCTGACGAAGGCCTGAATGACCATGAGGATGGTGGCATCAAAGAGAACTACAGGGAGCAGGACATCTATCTTCCTATTGCAAATGTGGCTCGCATCATGAAAAATGCTGTTCCTCAGACTGGAAAG ATTGCCAAAGATGCAAAAGAGTGTGTGCAGGAGTGTGTGAGCGAGTTCATAAGCTTCATCACCTCAGAGGCAAGTGAACGCTGCCACCAAGAGAAGAGGAAGACCATCAACGGGGAGGACATTCTATTCGCCATGTCCACACTGGGCTTCGATATGTATGTGGAACCACTAAAGCTCTATCTTCAGAAATTCAGAGAG GCTATGAAAGGAGAGAAGGGCATTCCTGGGGTGTCAGTAGGAGAAAGCTTGGGGGAAGACCTTGGAGACGACAGCTTTA CTACTCCACTTCCAGCTGGGATTATCACAGCAGACGGCCAGCAGCAGAACGTCATGGTGTACACCACCTCATACCAGCAG ATTCCAACCGTACAACAGATTCAGTTTTCATGA